The following are encoded together in the Gorilla gorilla gorilla isolate KB3781 chromosome 14, NHGRI_mGorGor1-v2.1_pri, whole genome shotgun sequence genome:
- the LOC115933523 gene encoding ankyrin repeat domain-containing protein 26-like: protein MKKMENEVHVLQKELSETIEIKLQLEHQNDEWERDFYSLRSTLRQEEEKRKNANALYEKIRGHLRRKEEQYRKEVEANKQLQLTLRTRDTELRTVRNHLNQVVQELNDTQRQLSREQNARILQDEILTNHLCKQKEIALARRKRNSQIPHSHDKVQDLLHENRMLQDEIATLRLEIDTIEKQNQENKKKYFEDIGDLQKTIKRNGEIVTTMISEYTAQLGVLTAENTMLHSQLEREKQKKESLETEVESHRCRLAAVRRDCEQSETSKRDVELAFQGAKDEWFHLPEKMNFDVSDLKANSVLRSQQLSGTQSNLESLSLKFQHTRDVLTEKQKRGLFQNAREETYAKPSVKSRKFNKCIKVNNVTEGIHWKAGICRGEAVSTAE from the exons atgaaaaaaatggaaaatgaggtCCATGTACTACAAAAGGAGTTATCtgaaacaatagaaataaaattacagtTAGAACATCAAAATGATGAATGGGAACGAGATTTCTACAGTTTGAG ATCTACCTTAAgacaagaagaagagaagagaaaaaatgccAATGCATTGTATGAAAAAATCAGGGGACacttaagaagaaaagaagagcagTACAGGAAAGAAGttgaagcaaacaaacaacttCAGCTGACGCTGAGAACACGAGATACGGAATTGAGGACAGTAAGAAATCATTTGAACCAG GTTGTACAAGAGCTAAATGACACCCAGAGGCAACTTTCTCGGGAACAGAACGCCAGAATATTACAAGATGAAATTCTGACCAATCACCTTTGCAAACAAAAGGAGATAGCACTGGCTCGAAGGAAAAGGAATTCTCAG ATTCCTCACAGCCATGACAAAGTACAAGATCTGTTGCATGAAAATCGCATGTTGCAGGACGAAATTGCCACCCTCAGACTGGAAATAGACACaatagaaaaacagaaccaggaaaataaaaagaaatatttcgaGGACATTGGTGACCTGCAAAAGACAATAAAACGGAATGGGGAAATAGTAACAACAATGATATCCGAGTATACTGCACAGCTTGGTGTCCTGACAGCTGAGAATACCATGCTCCATTCTCAACTGGagagggaaaaacaaaagaaagaaagcctgGAGACAGAAGTTGAATCACACCGTTGCAGACTGGCTGCTGTTAGACGTGATTGTGAACAAAGTGAGACATCAAAAAGAGACGTGGAACTTGCTTTCCAGGGAGCAAAAGATGAATGGTTTCATTTACCGGAGAAAATGAATTTTGATGTGTCGGACCTAAAAGCTAACAGTGTCCTTCGTTCTCAGCAACTGTCTGGAACTCAAAGTAACTTGGAAAGCCTAAGCCTTAAGTTCCAACACACAAGAGATGTTCttacagaaaagcagaaaagaggTTTGTTTCAGAATGCACGGGAAGAGACCTACGCCAAACCCAGTGTCAAATCCAGGAAATTCAACAAATGTATCAAAGTAAACAATGTAACTGAAGGAATTCATTGGAAAGCAGGAATCTGTAGAGGCGAGGCTGTCTCAACTGCAGAGTGA